The genomic window TTCCCGTAGGATTATGGGGGCTATTCAGGATGATGAGTCTTGTCCGAGGAGTCATATGGTCGGCAAACTCCTCAGGAGTGATTTTATACCCGTTTTCCCGGCGGGTAGGCACAAGCACGGGCTCGCCTCCGGCCAGTTTGACCATCTCAGGATAGCTTACCCAGTACGGCGAGGGAATGATGACCTCGTCCTCGGGCTCAACCACCGCAAGAAGAACATTGAGGCATGCTTGTTTTGCACCAGCCGTTACCACGATTTGCTCGGGTGAATAGTCAAGGCCATTATCGGCTTTAAGCTTTTCGCTGATAGCCCGCCGTAACTCTGGAATTCCCCCAGGTGGTGTATACTTGGTAAAGCCCGCGTCGAGCGCCCCCATGGCGGCAGCCTTAATGTGTTCCGGAGTGTCAAAGTCCGGTTCGCCGGAGGCAAAATTCACTATATCCACGCCCTGGGCCCGCATGGCCTTCGCTTTGCTATCCAAAGCCAGGGTCAGCGACGGCGAAAGATGACGAACACGTCGTGCGAGTTCCATGAAAATTCCCTTCCTTAATTTCTTATGCTTACGTGGGCTGGGCCCGAAGCTTTTCCGGGAAAAAGTCGACCTCCGCCCTATGACCCAGCATAGTATTGAGCGATGAGGTTTTTGAAATCATTTTCCCAAATCCGCACAATCTTTAGCTCCCGCTCGGCGCTCTGAACGGAATCAGACGCATGCGCAGCATTGACCATGATGTTCTGCCCGAATTCCCGGCGGATCGAACCGGGCGGAGCTTTCGCGGGATCGGTTGGACCGAGCACCTCCCGGACTTTCCGAATGGCTTCCAGCCCTTCATACACAAGGACGATGCATTTTTCGGTTCCGGGTCGGGTTCGCTCTGTAGGCGAACAGCTCTTGGGGTCAAGTCCAGTCATAAACCGGACGATCGATTCAAATTGGTTTTCCCCTACCAGCGGACCCAAAAGCCGACCCAATTCCTTTTCGAGCTCAGGGGGAATTTGAATCCCCAAGGCAGATTCGGCCAGTTGCCGAACCTTTTGACCGGTAGGAGCCTGTAGTCTTTCCCGTAACACCTCCCGCACTGGGGCGTAGAATTCTTCTGCCTCCGCTACGCTCATCCGGTGCACTTTGATCCCGGTGATCGCCAAACCGGTGCGTGAAAACATGTCGATCACGTTACCGGGACGAGCACTAGGAAATCGAAAATTATCCGGTTTAATAATGACGACCGTACGTTCATGCCCGGGCTGCCCAAAAGTCGGCACTACCTGGGAAACCATCCCTGCATCTTCGTCGGCATAGCGTGCTAGGATGCGAAGCTGAGCAGCGGCTTCCTCCACCGTGGGGGGAGCCAAAACGGCGGGCTCGAAGTATCGTACCGAACCATCCCGGTTATAAATGAGATCGCCATACGTATCACGGATCGTCTCCCCTCGCAGGCTGTGGCGTTTGATGGGACCGACCGCTTCCCGGGTTCTGCGAACAGCCTCTTCTCCCTCCAAGAGAAGAACCATGCAGCGATTCCGCCTCCCAGTCACCGGGTCTGGAGCATAGTGTTCCCGGACATATTGTCGAATCAGGGCTTGAATCTCCCGGTCTTCCATGTCTCCCCTGCTTCCAATACTCTCAGCATATTCCTCCGCCAGGCTCTGACTGGGGGCAAACATGATCGCACCTACCAGATCCAGAGTTGTCCGGCTAAGAAGCCTCGAAATAATCCCACCGGTACGCGACTTATAAAGGGTATAAGGATTAATAATAACGTAGCTCAGTTCTTTCATTTTGGGCTGACCAAACGATCTTCTTCATTGTTCGACACGGCTAACCCTAAGCTTCCGCCGAAAGAGCGTCAATCGAGAATCACTCTGGAGGAGCGCCCCGCAATCCTACAAAAATTCAGGGACCCTAACCCCAAAGCGACAAAAGAGGCCACCGTTTGAGCTTTCGATAGAAGGATCCCTCAGGGACTTCTTGCGTCTCCTATGCCGCGCGTGCCCCTAGAGCGATTTTCTTGCCTGCTAGGAGCCGGAAAGCAAAAACGCCAGGAGACGCGGGCGATTCCAAGCAAGCTAGACTTCGGCTTGGGTCTCCTATACAAAAGCCGGAAACGTGATTTTTTTCCGACGGCAAGCCTATGGCCAGAACCCCTATCACCGTGGCGTTTGGAGACGGCATCGGTCCGGAAATCATGTCCGCAACCCTGACCATGATTGAGGCAGCCGGTGCCCAACTAGAAATGGAGACGATCGAAATCGGCCAGAAACTCTATGAAGCTGGCTACCCTTCCGGCATCGATGAACGAGCCTGGGAATCTTTGCATCGGACTCGGGTCTTTCTCAAAGCCCCGATTACCACCCCTCAGGGGGGCGGGTATAAAAGCCTCAATGTTACCATCCGCAAGGCCCTGGGGCTCTATGCCAACATCCGCCCAGCCGTTGCCTACCATCCGGTCATTGAAACCCTTCATCCTGGCATGGACATCGTAATCATCCGGGAAAACGAGGAGGATCTCTACGCTGGGATCGAGTATCGCCAAAGCATCGACCAGTACGAGGCGATTAAACTAGCTACGCATCCCGGTTCGGAGCGTATTGTCCGCTTCGCCTTTGAATACGCCCAGGCTTACGGCAGGAAAAAAGTAACCTGTTTTACAAAGGATAATATTCTTAAGATGACGGACGGTCTTTTTCACCGGCTCTTCGAGGAGGTAGCTGCCGAGTATCCGGCGATCCAAAAGGAACATTGGATCGTCGACATCGGGTCCGCCAAGCTCGCTTTCCGACCCCAGGAATTTGATGT from Candidatus Methylacidithermus pantelleriae includes these protein-coding regions:
- a CDS encoding nucleoside-diphosphate kinase; its protein translation is MKELSYVIINPYTLYKSRTGGIISRLLSRTTLDLVGAIMFAPSQSLAEEYAESIGSRGDMEDREIQALIRQYVREHYAPDPVTGRRNRCMVLLLEGEEAVRRTREAVGPIKRHSLRGETIRDTYGDLIYNRDGSVRYFEPAVLAPPTVEEAAAQLRILARYADEDAGMVSQVVPTFGQPGHERTVVIIKPDNFRFPSARPGNVIDMFSRTGLAITGIKVHRMSVAEAEEFYAPVREVLRERLQAPTGQKVRQLAESALGIQIPPELEKELGRLLGPLVGENQFESIVRFMTGLDPKSCSPTERTRPGTEKCIVLVYEGLEAIRKVREVLGPTDPAKAPPGSIRREFGQNIMVNAAHASDSVQSAERELKIVRIWENDFKNLIAQYYAGS